From Anoplolepis gracilipes unplaced genomic scaffold, ASM4749672v1 Contig26, whole genome shotgun sequence, a single genomic window includes:
- the LOC140675973 gene encoding uncharacterized protein — protein MAARVLQANLNHARQAQNLFVHTLAERGCGLGIAAEPYRIPEHPSWVGDEMGSVAITWRADAPASLPAKLVAKGKGGMGVGRVVVSGDFNAKSMTWGSPRTDRRGVAVKEWAATLDLRLLNEGGISTCIRERGESVVDLTWASLATLNRVLGWRVATEIETLSDHRYIVYGLMVTPEQVLQSTAERDDLS, from the exons atggcggCTCGGGTCTTGCAAGCAAATCTCAACCACGCCCGTCAGGCGCAAAACTTGTTTGTGCACACTCTGGCGGAGCGTGGTTGTGGTTTGGGCATTGCTGCGGAGCCGTACCGGATCCCCGAGCACCCTTCGTGGGTGGGGGACGAGATGGGCTCCGTAGCGATTACATGGAGGGCGGATGCTCCGGCCTCACTTCCTGCCAAACTGGTGGCCAAGGGCAAAGG CGGGATGGGAGTGGGGCGGGTGGTGGTCTCGGGGGACTTTAACGCAAAATCGATGACGTGGGGTTCCCCGAGGACGGACCGCCGAGGTGTCGCGGTCAAGGAGTGGGCCGCGACACTGGATTTAAGGCTGCTGAACGAGGGAGGAATAAGCACCTGTATACGGGAAAGGGGCGAGTCGGTGGTGGACCTTACCTGGGCCTCCCTAGCGACCCTCAACAGGGTGCTAGGGTGGAGGGTGGCCACGGAGATCGAGACTTTGTCTGATCATAGGTACATAGTCTACGGCCTCATGGTCACACCCGAGCAGGTGCTCCAGTCGACGGCTGAGAGAGACGACCTCTCCTAG